The Clostridia bacterium DNA segment TGCTAGACTAAACAAAAACAGATGAATTTTCATATTTCGCTCTGTCGTGCAGGCATGTTTTACGCCCCGCACACTGTCACGAAGACTTTTTTTGAACGGTCTCCTCATAATTCCCTCTTGATTTTGAACGCATCAAGCACGGCTTCCTCTTGCTTTCGCATTCGCTTCTTATCTTCTTCTTTTTCGTGGTCGTATCCCAGTAAATGCAGCATACCATGCAAGGCCAAATAGCAAAGTTCTCTTAAAGTACTATGTTCATACTCTTTTGCTTGCTTAAGTGCCTGCTGATAATCTATAACGATATCTCCCAAAAGGCTCATATCCTCATTTATGATTTCCGGCTCATCCTCTAAAGACTCACTCATCGCAAAAGAAAGAACATCCGTAACCTGATCCTTGTTTCGGTAATCTCGATTCAACCGTTGAATTTCATCATCATCTACAAAAGTGATACCTACCTCAAAGTCTCCCTCTAATTTTTCAACTTCTAAGGTATGTTCCAGCAGAGACGTAAGGGTTTCTTCCAAGCCATCAGGAATGGGGTTATTTTGCTGATTCGTCAATATTAGATTCATTCTGATCTTGTCTCCTCTCCACTTCTTTGGCCAATTTCTCCGGATATTCCACCCTCTGATGATATATACCAGAAAGAATCCGGATAAAGGCTTTGGCAATGACTTCTAGCTCTCTAAAGGTTAATTTGGATTCCGAGAGCTGATTATCATCAAATTTTTCCTTGATAATTTTGCGCACAAATCCTTCTACACGCCCTAAGCTAGGATTTTTAAGAGATCGTACACTCGCTTCCACCGTATCGGCTAACATCACGATTGCCGCTTCCTTGCTTACTGGACGTTTCCCGTCATAGCGGAATTCTTCTTCCTTGATATCCGAGCCTTCCACCTCTTGGGCCTTACTGTAAAAATAACGAACCAAAGAATCTCCATGGTGAGTAGCAATAAACTGTTGCAGGGATGGAGGCAGTCCATATTCTTCCGCCAATTCTAGTCCATCCTTTACATGAGATGTAATAACCAAGGTGGACAGTCTAGGGCTAAGCTTATCGTGTGGATTATCATCTAGTCCTTGTTGATTTTCAATAAAGAAATAAGGACGCTTTAGTTTTCCTATGTCGTGATAGAATGCTCCAACGCGAGCCAATAACCTATCTGCATCTACTGCTTCTGCAGCTGCTTCTGCCAAGTTGCTAACTACAATACTGTGGTGATAGGTTCCTGGCGCTTCTAAAAGCAGTCTTCTTAGCAAAGGCTGATTGGGATCTGAAAATTCCAATAGTTTGACTGGTGTCGTAATCTTGAAAATCGTTTCAAAGTAGGGCAATGTTCCGATCGCCAATACAGAAGATAAAAAAGCACCTCCCAGACCAATACCGATGGCGATTGCTAGAGTCTTTCCTGAATAATTCAAAAACCATCCCATAGCCAATATGCTAAGCGTATTGGTTAGCCCGATATAAAGAGAAGATTTCATCAAATCCCCCCGATGCCCTACACGCGCTACGGAAAACACACCAATATAGGCTGAAAGAATAGCCACAAGCGCAAACTCATAATGGAAATCTGCGACGACGCCTAGCAATAGTGCAATAATCGTAGATAACATTAAACCCGTTTCATTATCTAGTAAAATTGTCGTCAGCATACCAATGGCAGCAACCGGCGTCATGTAAAAGAACAAACTTTCATAGCCTGATGCCATGGAAATACGAGCAAATATTTCATTCATCAAAAGTCCGAGAACAATCAAGATTTCAAGCAAGCTGAGATAACTTTCATGCTCTGGTACTTCTGGCCTATAATGGAAAAGAAACCAGGCTATGATACCAAACATAATCGCCAACATAATGGCAATAGACAGTAAGCCCAAATAGGTCTCTTCCCGGATAGATGTATTGGTTGAGGTAATCATTTCATATAGCAAAGGAGTGACCAATTCTCCCTCTTCAACAAGCACCTCATTTTGCGTGATGTTTACAATAACTGGGTCCACTGCTTCAGTAACTTCCTCAATACGTCTACTAGTCGCTGCATCATCGTAGTGTAATGTTTCAATCAACGTTATATTGTTTAGAATAGCTACTATTAGGGTTTTGGACTCCATGGGTAGCATAGAGCTCATGACCTCTTCTAGCATATTCTGACGTGCAATTTCCACCCCGGAAAACTGAACTCCAGCTTCCATATATTTACGAACTAGACCCACAGCATAATCACGAATCATCTCAATTTCGATAGTATCTGTCGTAATTACAAAGTCAACGGTATCCTGATCTAGGTCAAGGATTTCATAGTCAAGTGAAACTTCAGATTCTGATTCTGTCACATCCATTTTTTGCTTATAATCTTCCCGCAGGTTCATTATATCTACAAAAACAGCTTGGATTTCTTCAGAAATACTGTCAAGAGCCTGCTGGTCTACCACCATAACCGGTGAAATAGATCCAATGGCATCCTCTTTAGCTTGCGTTGTCAAAATTTCTGATTCATAACTCACATCGTTAGACGCCGTGATGGTAGTGGGACTAGGATACCCTTCAAATATACTTTGGCTCCGGCTTAAATATCCACTTCCCATAATAATTAAACTAACAATATACAGAACTACAAATAACGCCCTTCTTCTTGCACGTCTCGTTTTAAGCAGTTGGTGGCGTTTCTTCTGATTTTTTCTTTTTTTTCTTGTCTTCGAGGATTCTTTCTTTATTCTGCGCTCAAAGATACCCATTTCAGATTCCTCCTGATTTAACTAGTTGTTAGTTTATCCTGCTCGTAAGCTTGAATAATTCTCTTCACTAGTGGATGTCGCACTACATCGGTTTCTGTCAAAGAATAAAACTCGATGCCAGGTATGTTCTTCATAATTCGTTGACACTGCTGCAAACCAGATTTCTTGCCTCTAGGTAAATCGACTTGTGTTAAATCTCCAGTAACGACAGCCTTAGAATTAAAACCAATCCTTGTTAGAAACATTTTCATCTGTTCTTCAGTAGTATTCTGCGCCTCATCTAGAATTATAAAGGCATTTTCCAAGGTTCTTCCCCTCATATAGGCTAGCGGTGCAATTTCAATTACATTACGTTCTATCAATTTGTCTGATGTTTCTGGTCCTAAGATGAAATTCAAAGCATCGTACAAGGGTCTTAAATAAGGGTCTATCTTTTCCTTTAAGTCTCCTGGTAAAAAGCCAAGACTTTCACCAGCTTCCACCGCTGGTCTTACTAGAATGATACGTTCAATCTTCTTTCTTTTCAAATCTCGGATTGCCATAACAACCGCTAAAAAAGTCTTGCCTGTTCCAGCCGGTCCAATTCCAAATACAATATCATTGTTCTCTATGGTCTCTATATAGTTCTTTTGTCCTAGTGTTCTAGCTCTAATATTCTTTTTTGTGGGGGTTGTATAAACTATTTTTTTTAATTTTTCTGCAGAATTCTCTACTCCATTTTTTTCGTCTTCAATATAGTAATTGACATCCGTAACCAGCAATTGTTTTTTTGTTCGATATAAATCAATCAAATTGTGGATGACTTTTTGGGTAGAGCGGACATTTTGTTCTTCTCCCTGAATCGTGATTTCATTGCCTCGTGCCAATAGGGATACATCCATTTGCTCTTCGATGATGTTCAAAAAAACATCTTCATGTCCAAAAAGCGTTTGGGCTTCCTCATTGGTCAACAGGTCTATTTTTAATAAACTGCTCTTTTGCATACATCCTCCTTACGCATGTCTATTTTACCATAGATTCAGCCTCTAAAATACCTAACTTGGTAAAGCAAAATAGGCAGTTTGACAAGCAAACCGCCTATTATCTATTCATTTACATTAATCATTAGCAGTCCACTTGCAAAACGAATGGAAACAGTCTCTTCAAGTGCCACATTACTCATCCCTCGACTTGAGCCCAAGGCAAGCGTTTCATCTTCAAGTGGATACTTCATTCCTTCATAAAATATTCCCTGGCAAGATGTAAGGGGGATTGCTGATATATTTTTTCCCTGAATTCCTTCTAGCCGAAGAGAATGAAATCTTTCATTGAGGAAGTAGGTACAGCCTTGCTCATTTAAAATTCTCATTCTTGCCTTGCTACTTAGGCTGGCAATTAAAAGATAATTGGTAAAAAAGTGATCTGTCCTACCTCCATCAAGGCCTACAAAGACTAAGTCTTTGGCCCCTCTACTCAAAGCAATACTTATGGCTAGTTCTGTATCTGTCCAATCCTTATCCCTAGGATATGTAAGAAATTCTACATCCTGTCGTTCATAGTAACCACGTATCTTTGCGTCAATGGAATCCAAGTCGCCACATATAATATCTGGTACTATTTTCCATAAATAAGCATGGTTCGCCCCGGAATCAGCACAAATAATCGTTCTAGCCTGCCAATCAACTTTTTCTTTCAAAGATATGGACGGCGGTATCCCGCCGCCCATAATCAACCAATTCGCACTATCCATGTCTTTTCCTCAATGCAACTGGCTCTGAAAGTATTTCTTTCCAAATAATCCGTTCCGCCCAAACACTTCGAGTATTTCTCTTCGTACTAGGAAGGCAAGAAGCTACTTTCACTTCTTGCTTTTTACTTGGTAAATTAAAATCAACTTCTTTAGCCAATGGATGGGCTGACCCTTCCATCAACGTAGCACGAGTATCCTCATATACCATGGAGCCCTTGTTGAAAGCTCCTTCCGTCGAAATCCCTTCAAATCCAATTGGTTCGCCCTCCTGGGATGAATCCAAATGGATTTCTTGCAAGCACTCGCCTTCAATGCCTTGAATAGCTGAAAATTGTGGTTCCGCATCGGGGATTGTAGATTGATTCAGTTGTTTCGGTCCTCGAGCCATCTCCTCGAAATTTTCGTTCAATTGTTTCAAGAATTTTTTGGCGCTCACATCCATATCTGAATTTAGAATTTTGGGCTTAGTCGTATCAGATAACCCCTTTTTCTTACTTGCTTCCATAATTTTGGAAATAATACCGATAATCAAGAATATTATCCAAATTCCCTCCATGAGAACCTCCTATCTAGTTATTCTCATCATCTATCTTCATTTCTTCACTAGCGTCTTTTGAAATAGCTTCTCTCATACCAGTATCAGCCATAATATTTCTTAAATTATAATAATCCATAGCACCTAAGTTGCCATTTCTAAGAGCTTCAGCCAATGCCCTTGGAACTTCTGCTTCTGATTCAACTACTAGTGCTCTCATTTCCTGCACCCTAGCCTTCATTTCTTGTTCTTGGGCTACTGCCATGGCTCTTCTTTCCTCAGCCTTAGCTTGAGCAATACGTTTATCTGCTTCTGCTTGGTCAGTTTGTAGTTGAGCGCCAATATTTCTACCAACATCAACGTCCGCAATATCAATGGATAAGATTTCAAAAGCAGTACCTGCATCTAATCCTTTTTTAAGTACAGTTTCGGAAATACTATCTGGATTTTCTAAAACAGCCTTGTGTTTAATTGCTGAACCGACAGTAGTAACGATACCTTCTCCAACACGTGCAATAATGGTTTCCTGGCCTGCACCACCGACCAAACGGTCAATGTTTGCTCTTACAGTAACCTTTGCCTTTGCCCTAACTTCAATACCATCTTTCGCCACGGCTGCAACGATTGGTGTCTCGATGACAATTGGATTAACGCTCATCTGTACTGCTTGTAATACATCTCTACCTGCTAAATCAATAGCAGCAGCTCTTTCAAATTTCAATGGTATCTGCGCTCTTTCAGCAGCGATAAGTGCATCCACTACCTTGTCAACGTTACCACCTGCCAAGTAATGCGCTTCCAGACTATCCCCGTTAACCTCTAGACCAGCCTTATCAGCCTTAATCCAAGGACTAACAATTCTAGCTGGCGGCACTCTTCTAAGACGCATTCCAATTAAATCAAAAATACTCACCTTTACACCGGCAGCCAGTGCACTAATCCAAAGCGCGACTGGGATAAATGTAAGAAGCAAAGCAAACAGAATTATAAAAATCAATAAAATAAATAGTGATCCAAAAAGTGTTGCTGGCATTATTCATTCTCCTTTTCAATTTTTTCTACAAATACGTTTCCACCTACGACCTTCAACACCCGTACTGGTGTATCAGCCGTAATATAACCACCCTGTGTTAGGACATCCACTAGTTTCCCATCTATACGTACCATACCGGCTGGTCTCAAATGGCTAATGGCCACACCTGTTTTACCTTCAAGCTGTTTGAGTTCCATATCTACTGCCACATAACCGCTGTTCGTATCTGTTTCTTTGCGAAGAATCAGTTTGGAAAAAGCATGTTTTGTCGGCAATACCCGTATCAGTAAAACAAAAATAACAATGGCTCCAA contains these protein-coding regions:
- the ybeY gene encoding rRNA maturation RNase YbeY — its product is MNLILTNQQNNPIPDGLEETLTSLLEHTLEVEKLEGDFEVGITFVDDDEIQRLNRDYRNKDQVTDVLSFAMSESLEDEPEIINEDMSLLGDIVIDYQQALKQAKEYEHSTLRELCYLALHGMLHLLGYDHEKEEDKKRMRKQEEAVLDAFKIKREL
- a CDS encoding PhoH family protein, which encodes MQKSSLLKIDLLTNEEAQTLFGHEDVFLNIIEEQMDVSLLARGNEITIQGEEQNVRSTQKVIHNLIDLYRTKKQLLVTDVNYYIEDEKNGVENSAEKLKKIVYTTPTKKNIRARTLGQKNYIETIENNDIVFGIGPAGTGKTFLAVVMAIRDLKRKKIERIILVRPAVEAGESLGFLPGDLKEKIDPYLRPLYDALNFILGPETSDKLIERNVIEIAPLAYMRGRTLENAFIILDEAQNTTEEQMKMFLTRIGFNSKAVVTGDLTQVDLPRGKKSGLQQCQRIMKNIPGIEFYSLTETDVVRHPLVKRIIQAYEQDKLTTS
- the floA gene encoding flotillin-like protein FloA (flotillin-like protein involved in membrane lipid rafts); this translates as MPATLFGSLFILLIFIILFALLLTFIPVALWISALAAGVKVSIFDLIGMRLRRVPPARIVSPWIKADKAGLEVNGDSLEAHYLAGGNVDKVVDALIAAERAQIPLKFERAAAIDLAGRDVLQAVQMSVNPIVIETPIVAAVAKDGIEVRAKAKVTVRANIDRLVGGAGQETIIARVGEGIVTTVGSAIKHKAVLENPDSISETVLKKGLDAGTAFEILSIDIADVDVGRNIGAQLQTDQAEADKRIAQAKAEERRAMAVAQEQEMKARVQEMRALVVESEAEVPRALAEALRNGNLGAMDYYNLRNIMADTGMREAISKDASEEMKIDDENN
- a CDS encoding thiamine diphosphokinase, whose product is MDSANWLIMGGGIPPSISLKEKVDWQARTIICADSGANHAYLWKIVPDIICGDLDSIDAKIRGYYERQDVEFLTYPRDKDWTDTELAISIALSRGAKDLVFVGLDGGRTDHFFTNYLLIASLSSKARMRILNEQGCTYFLNERFHSLRLEGIQGKNISAIPLTSCQGIFYEGMKYPLEDETLALGSSRGMSNVALEETVSIRFASGLLMINVNE
- a CDS encoding HDIG domain-containing protein, whose product is MGIFERRIKKESSKTRKKRKNQKKRHQLLKTRRARRRALFVVLYIVSLIIMGSGYLSRSQSIFEGYPSPTTITASNDVSYESEILTTQAKEDAIGSISPVMVVDQQALDSISEEIQAVFVDIMNLREDYKQKMDVTESESEVSLDYEILDLDQDTVDFVITTDTIEIEMIRDYAVGLVRKYMEAGVQFSGVEIARQNMLEEVMSSMLPMESKTLIVAILNNITLIETLHYDDAATSRRIEEVTEAVDPVIVNITQNEVLVEEGELVTPLLYEMITSTNTSIREETYLGLLSIAIMLAIMFGIIAWFLFHYRPEVPEHESYLSLLEILIVLGLLMNEIFARISMASGYESLFFYMTPVAAIGMLTTILLDNETGLMLSTIIALLLGVVADFHYEFALVAILSAYIGVFSVARVGHRGDLMKSSLYIGLTNTLSILAMGWFLNYSGKTLAIAIGIGLGGAFLSSVLAIGTLPYFETIFKITTPVKLLEFSDPNQPLLRRLLLEAPGTYHHSIVVSNLAEAAAEAVDADRLLARVGAFYHDIGKLKRPYFFIENQQGLDDNPHDKLSPRLSTLVITSHVKDGLELAEEYGLPPSLQQFIATHHGDSLVRYFYSKAQEVEGSDIKEEEFRYDGKRPVSKEAAIVMLADTVEASVRSLKNPSLGRVEGFVRKIIKEKFDDNQLSESKLTFRELEVIAKAFIRILSGIYHQRVEYPEKLAKEVERRQDQNESNIDESAK